A single Oncorhynchus nerka isolate Pitt River linkage group LG10, Oner_Uvic_2.0, whole genome shotgun sequence DNA region contains:
- the LOC115136468 gene encoding olfactory receptor-like protein COR4, whose amino-acid sequence MENHTYNELVLLLEGLNESNQSSYPAFFILLVIYIFTMVANIGLTVLICMERSLHQPMYILLCNMSFNDALSITTFIPRVLSDIFKASAERYITYVECAIQAFCGHMFGATGHTILMIMAFDRYMAICNPLRYASIMNNKMLVKLCVFAWGVAFLIVAVLIGLSVRLSRCRSKVFNPFCDNASLFKLSCESVFINDIYGLFFTALLFITSIGSVALTYIRITMVCVRSKSKSLNSKALNTCFTHLAVYLIMLMTGFIIIFLHRYPQWSNHRKVASIIFPLVAPCLNPIIYGLQSKEIYKVVKNMFQSKIMSLRL is encoded by the coding sequence ATGGAGAACCATACATACAATGAGCTTGTTCTCCTCCTAGAGGGGTTAAACGAGTCAAACCAGTCCTCCTACCCTGCCTTCTTCATCCTCCTTGTTATCTACATCTTCACAATGGTGGCCAACATCGGCCTCACAGTGCTAATCTGCATGGAAAGGAGCCTGCACCAGCCCATGTACATCCTCCTTTGCAACATGTCTTTCAACGATGCTCTCAGTATCACCACCTTCATACCTCGAGTGCTGAGTGATATTTTCAAAGCAAGTGCAGAAAGATATATTACCTATGTTGAGTGTGCCATACAAGCGTTCTGCGGTCACATGTTTGGAGCTACCGGACATACAATACTAATGATCATGGCTTTTGACAGGTATATGGCCATCTGCAACCCTTTGCGATATGCCTCCATCATGAACAACAAAATGCTGGTAaaactgtgtgtgtttgcctggggTGTGGCATTTCTCATTGTGGCGGTCCTAATAGGTCTCTCTGTCCGCTTATCACGCTGCCGGTCAAAGGTTTTCAACCCTTTCTGCGACAACGCTTCGTTGTTCAAGCTCTCCTGTGAGAGTGTGTTTATAAATGACATATACGGACTCTTTTTCACTGCCCTCCTTTTTATCACCTCCATAGGGAGTGTGGCTCTGACATACATTAGGATCACCATGGTGTGTGTGAGGAGTAAGAGCAAGTCGTTGAACAGCAAAGCCCTGAACACTTGCTTCACACACCTGGCTGTATACCTCATTATGCTGATGACAGGTTTCATCATTATCTTTCTTCATCGGTACCCACAGTGGTCAAATCACAGGAAAGTGGCGTCCATTATATTTCCTCTGGTTGCTCCTTGTCTTAACCCAATTATCTATGGGCTTCAGTCCAAAGAGATTTACAAAGTGGTAAAGAATATGTTCCAGTCCAAGATTATGTCTCTTCGATTGTAA
- the LOC115136469 gene encoding olfactory receptor 8G17-like: protein MENHTFSMDLLKLEGVKVIYQSTYPAFILLLIIYIFTMVANIGLTVLICMERSLHHPMYILLCNMSFNDALSITTIIPRVLFDILTPRSDRYITYNECFTQAFLGHWFGSNFHTILMIMAFDRYLAICNPLRYATIMNNKMLVKLCVFAWVVSLVFVAVLLGLTLRLSRCRSEIINPWCDNASLFKLSCESVLINNIYGLFFTTIFFIASMGSVALTYIRITMVCVRSKSKSLNSKALHTCFTHLAVYLIMLMTGFTIVFLHRYPEWSDHRKLASIMFYVVPPALNPIIYGLQSKDIRKLVVNISHCKKVSP from the coding sequence ATGGAGAACCACACATTCAGCATGGACCTTCTCAAGCTAGAGGGGGTTAAAGTCATCTATCAGTCCACCTATCCTGCCTTCATACTCCTCCTTATCATCTACATCTTCACAATGGTGGCCAACATCGGCCTCACAGTGCTAATCTGCATGGAAAGGAGCCTGCACCACCCCATGTACATCCTCCTTTGCAACATGTCTTTCAACGATGCTCTCAGTATCACCACCATCATACCTCGAGTGCTGTTCGACATTTTAACACCTAGATCAGACAGATATATTACCTACAATGAGTGTTTCACCCAAGCATTTTTGGGTCACTGGTTTGGTTCAAACTTTCATACGATACTGATGATCATGGCTTTTGACAGGTATTTGGCCATCTGCAACCCTCTGCGATACGCCACCATCATGAACAACAAAATGCTGGTGaagctgtgtgtgtttgcctgggtgGTGTCCCTTGTCTTTGTGGCTGTCCTCCTGGGCCTCACCCTCCGCTTGTCACGCTGCAGGTCGGAAATCATCAACCCTTGGTGTGACAATGCCTCATTATTCAAGCTCTCCTGTGAGAGTGTGCTTATAAATAACATTTATGGACTATTTTTCACCACTATCTTCTTCATCGCCTCCATGGGGAGTGTGGCTCTGACATACATTAGAATCACCATGGTGTGTGTGAGGAGTAAGAGCAAGTCGCTAAACAGCAAAGCTCTGCACACCTGTTTCACACACCTGGCTGTATACCTCATTATGCTGATGACAGGTTTCACCATTGTCTTTCTTCATCGCTACCCTGAGTGGTCAGACCACAGGAAACTTGCATCAATTATGTTTTATGTGGTTCCTCCTGCACTGAACCCCATTATCTATGGGCTGCAGTCCAAAGACATTCGCAAACTAGTTGTAAATATCTCCCATTGCAAGAAAGTTTCACCATGA